Proteins encoded in a region of the Triticum dicoccoides isolate Atlit2015 ecotype Zavitan chromosome 3A, WEW_v2.0, whole genome shotgun sequence genome:
- the LOC119268639 gene encoding persulfide dioxygenase ETHE1 homolog, mitochondrial-like, with protein sequence MVPLRLYRHLIPQLAAAARSPSAPKAAASCAPRRIPPLPALAMAAYGTGVCADSKLLFRQLFEKESSTYTYLLADVGDPEKPAVLIDPVDRTVDRDLNLIKELGLKLIYAMNTHVHADHVTGTGLIKTKLPGAKSVISKASGAKADQSVEHGDKIYFGKLFLEVRATPGHTAGCVTYVTGDSPDQPSPRMAFTGDALIIRACGRTDFQGGSSDQLYQSVHSQIFTLPKDTLLYPAHDYKGFTVTTVEEEVAYNARLSKDKETFKTIMENLNLSYPKMIDVAVPANMVCGFQDPPSKV encoded by the exons ATGGTGCCGCTCCGCTTATACCGCCACCTGATCCCGCAACTGGCAGCTGCAGCCAGGTCGCCCTCCGCGCCCAAGGCCGCCGCCTCCTGCGCTCCCCGCCGGATCCCGCCACTGCCGGCCCTCGCAATGGCGGCCTACGGCACCGGTGTTTGCGCGGACAGCAAGCTCCTCTTCAGGCAGCTGTTCGAGAAGGAGAGCTCCACCTACACCTACCTCCTCGCCGACGTCGGTGACCCCGAGAAGCCCGCCGTG TTGATTGACCCTGTTGACAGAACAGTTGATAGAGATCTCAATCTTATCAAGGAATTAGGCTTGAAACTCATCTACGCTATGAATACTCATGTACATGCTGATCATGTCACTGGAACAGGACTAATAAAA ACTAAGCTACCAGGAGCCAAATCTGTTATTTCAAAAGCTAGTGGAGCAaaggccgaccagtctgttgagcaCGGGGACAAAATATACTTTGGGAAGCTTTTCCTTGAG GTGCGAGCTACTCCTGGCCATACTGCTGGCTGTGTGACTTATGTAACAGGTGATAGTCCTGATCAACCCTCACCAAGGATGGCTTTCACTGGGGATGCCTTAATTATACGTGCATGCGGAAGGACAGACTTCCAG GGAGGAAGCTCCGATCAGCTGTACCAATCAGTGCATTCACAG ATTTTCACTTTACCGAAGGATACCCTGCTTTATCCTGCCCATGACTACAAAGGTTTCACG GTAACTACTGTCGAAGAGGAGGTTGCCTATAATGCCCGACTATCAAAAGATAAG GAAACTTTCAAGACGATCATGGAAA ACCTGAACCTGTCTTACCCAAAGATGATCGATGTCGCTGTACCTGCCAACATGGTTTGCGGCTTCCAGGATCCACCATCGAAGGTCTGA
- the LOC119268640 gene encoding 60S ribosomal protein L18a-like protein: MGGEMPGTDDEGHSAPAPASASGFPPSAPPYYQQQQQQYGTFGAPSASGEFPQPAVGFPQPAPPPGFRNYPPPPPPSYAVYPPLQAYSAAAPYYAQGYQAVQGYIPVVEGRPVRMRRLPCCGLGMGWFLFIIGFFFAAIPWYVGAFVLICVRVHDYREKPGYVACTIAASLAAIAMLLGATKGAEVW; the protein is encoded by the exons ATGGGCGGCGAGATGCCCGGCACCGACGACGAGGGCCattccgcccccgcccccgcctccgcctccggattCCCGCCGTCGGCACCGCCGTATtatcaacagcagcagcagcagtacggCACCTTCGGGGCCCCGTCCGCTTCCGGCGAGTTCCCGCAGCCGGCGGTCGGGTTCCCCCAGCCCGCTCCGCCGCCTGGGTTCCGGAactatccgccgccgccgccgccgtcctacgCGGTCTACCCTCCTCTGCAGGCTTATTCGGCCGCCGCGCCCTACTACGCCCAGGGCTACCAGGCCGTGCAAG GTTATATACCTGTTGTTGAAGGAAGACCTGTGAGGATGCGACGCCTTCCATGCTGTGGCCTTGGCATGGGTTGGTTTCT GTTCATTATTGGCTTCTTCTTTGCTGCCATTCCGTGGTATGTTGGAGCTTTTGTTCTGATCTGCGTCCGAGTACACGACTACAGGGAGAAACCAGGATATGTTGCTTGTACTATTGCT GCTTCACTTGCTGCAATTGCCATGTTGCTTGGTGCCACAAAAGGAGCGGAGGTGTGGTGA